From the genome of Fusobacterium sp. DD2:
ATGGATTAGTAACAGATGATCTGGTAAAGTGGTATGAAGATGTTGCTGAGGGTGGAGTAGGAATGATAATAGCTGAGGCTACCTGTGTATCTGAAGATGGAAAATTGAGAGAAAATCAGATTGGAATTTGGGACGACTATTTTATTCCAGGACTTTCACGTATAGCTGATAAATGTCACGAATATGGAGTCCCAGTAATGATACAACTTCATCATGCTGGTTTTAAAGATAAGATAAAAGATGTTCCTGCTTCTGTTTTAGAAGGAATTTTAGAGGATTTTAAAAAAGCTTTTGTAAGAGCTAAAAAAGCTGGATTTGATGGTATAGAAATCCATGGAGCTCACACATATCTCATTTCACAACTTAACTCAAGATTGTGGAATACAAGAGATGATGAGTTTGGTGGAGATTTCATAAGAAGAATGAATTTTTCAAAGAGACTTATTGAAGAGACAAGAGATCTTTTTGATGAGAACTTTATTTTAGGATATAGAATGGGTGGAAATGAGCCTGAACTTGAGGATGGAATAAAGATAGCAAAATATCTTGAAAGCCTGGGAGTAGATCTTTTACATGTATCTTCAGGAGTTCCTAATCCAGAATATATGAGAGAAGAAAAGGTAGATGTACCTGCCGATTTCCCTCTTGATTGGGTAATATATATGGGAACAGAGATAAAGAAACAGGTAAATATCCCAGTTATTGGTGTAAGAAAAATAAAAAAAGAAAAAGATGCAAGTTGGCTTATAGAAAACAACCTGTTGGATTTAGTAGCTGTTGGAAGAGCTATGATAACCAGGCCTTACTGGCCAAAATTGGCTAGAAAGGAGTATGATAGAAGAAATGGAATTAAAAACTTTTGATATATTTTGTGAGATAATTGATAACTATGGAGATATTGGTGTAGTTTATCGTGTAGCAAAGGAGTTACAGAAATCTTTTGAGAATAAAGTAAAAATCAGAGTCTTTTTAAATAGAATTGATGAGTTTATGAAGATAAATTCAAATGTAAAAGATACTGGATTTCAAGAGATTGATGGGATAGTTTATGTTACATTTCAATATCTTAAAGAAACTATAGATAATTTTGAGACTTCAGATGTGATAATAGAGGCTTTTGGTTGCAATATTCCAGAGGAGTATATGGAAAAAGCATATGAAGGATCCACACTTATGATAAATCTTGAATATCTTTCTGCAGAGGATTGGATAGAAGATTTTCATCTTCAAAGTTCTCCTTTAGGAAAAGGAAAATTAAAGAAATATTTCTTTATGCCAGGATTTACAGAGAAAAGTGGTGGAGTAATAGCAGATTCAAACTACATAAATAGAATGGAAAAGGTAAATTCAAATAGAAAAGAGTATGAGA
Proteins encoded in this window:
- a CDS encoding NADH:flavin oxidoreductase, coding for MAKLFDSFQIRNIKLKNRIVLPPLVRFSIVGTDGLVTDDLVKWYEDVAEGGVGMIIAEATCVSEDGKLRENQIGIWDDYFIPGLSRIADKCHEYGVPVMIQLHHAGFKDKIKDVPASVLEGILEDFKKAFVRAKKAGFDGIEIHGAHTYLISQLNSRLWNTRDDEFGGDFIRRMNFSKRLIEETRDLFDENFILGYRMGGNEPELEDGIKIAKYLESLGVDLLHVSSGVPNPEYMREEKVDVPADFPLDWVIYMGTEIKKQVNIPVIGVRKIKKEKDASWLIENNLLDLVAVGRAMITRPYWPKLARKEYDRRNGIKNF